In one Corallococcus sp. EGB genomic region, the following are encoded:
- a CDS encoding ferrichrome ABC transporter substrate-binding protein → MSRRSQLLLLLGVSGLLHVALLVALSRSPSDRVRHREPPQAIEMEIVTRDARPAPPASKEEPPAPRPPVHRPEPHDRATSARKKDEAPAPVAAREQEKDEAPGPVADAPKVQDAPVASAPSLKLDPPGLLGGGLLKGPPSTGRTIRNVPGSEPDPKELLARQGEEARQRVDGWARDATASARATGATPPYFAKLRQGFANRLVNPPSPNTDVLVRRLKREQLEAIERFGKTGTPFAPQARDVRRETSDRMRAAVEAGRAADVYMMDVTAPVLALVAIVEVRQARDGSLIDLQVLEGSGDPKFDDWAVAHLRDALASAEAPPDGGMGIREDGMRTRWRLEEYLGNPRVRVHLISIY, encoded by the coding sequence GTGTCCCGCCGCTCACAGCTCCTTCTCCTGCTCGGGGTGTCCGGGCTCCTGCACGTGGCACTGCTCGTCGCGCTGTCCCGGAGCCCGTCCGACCGCGTCCGGCACCGGGAGCCGCCCCAGGCCATCGAGATGGAGATTGTCACCCGGGACGCACGCCCCGCGCCTCCTGCGTCCAAGGAGGAACCGCCCGCACCGCGCCCGCCCGTGCATCGGCCGGAGCCGCATGACCGCGCCACGAGCGCTCGGAAGAAGGATGAGGCGCCAGCGCCCGTGGCGGCGCGCGAGCAGGAGAAGGACGAGGCTCCCGGGCCTGTCGCGGATGCCCCCAAGGTTCAGGACGCTCCTGTCGCTTCAGCGCCTTCGCTCAAGCTCGACCCTCCGGGGCTGCTCGGCGGTGGGCTCCTGAAGGGTCCTCCGTCGACGGGGCGGACGATCCGCAACGTCCCGGGCTCGGAGCCCGACCCCAAGGAGCTCCTGGCCCGTCAGGGGGAGGAGGCACGTCAGCGCGTGGATGGCTGGGCCAGGGACGCGACCGCGTCCGCGCGGGCCACGGGCGCGACGCCTCCCTACTTCGCGAAGCTGCGCCAGGGCTTCGCCAACCGGCTGGTGAACCCGCCCTCTCCCAACACCGACGTGCTCGTGAGGCGACTGAAGCGCGAACAGCTGGAGGCCATCGAGCGGTTCGGCAAGACGGGCACGCCCTTCGCTCCCCAGGCGCGCGACGTCCGCCGGGAAACGTCCGACCGGATGCGCGCGGCCGTGGAGGCCGGACGTGCGGCGGACGTCTACATGATGGACGTCACGGCCCCCGTGCTCGCGCTCGTCGCCATCGTGGAGGTGCGGCAGGCGCGCGACGGCAGCCTCATCGACCTCCAGGTGCTGGAGGGCTCCGGAGACCCGAAGTTCGACGACTGGGCGGTGGCCCACCTGCGGGATGCGCTCGCGAGCGCGGAGGCTCCCCCGGACGGAGGCATGGGCATCCGAGAGGACGGCATGCGGACCCGCTGGCGGTTGGAGGAGTACCTCGGCAAC
- a CDS encoding DUF2277 domain-containing protein encodes MCRSIKTLFNFAPPASDAEVRAAALQFVRKLSGTSAPSKANEEVFNRAVEDITEVARRLVDSLVTTAPPRNRDMEAMKAKLRSAKRFAPR; translated from the coding sequence ATGTGCCGGAGCATCAAGACGCTGTTCAACTTCGCGCCGCCCGCATCCGACGCGGAGGTCCGCGCGGCGGCCCTGCAGTTCGTGCGGAAGCTGAGCGGCACCAGCGCCCCCTCCAAGGCGAACGAAGAGGTGTTCAACCGCGCCGTCGAGGACATCACCGAGGTCGCGCGCCGGCTGGTGGACTCGCTGGTGACCACCGCCCCGCCGCGCAACCGCGACATGGAGGCCATGAAGGCGAAGCTGCGGTCCGCGAAGCGCTTCGCCCCACGCTGA